In Alphaproteobacteria bacterium, the DNA window CGAGCCGACAACTGCGCCGCCAGCATATCATCGCGACCAAGGCGCGCGGCCCAGAACGGCGTCAACGCGCAATGGGCCGATCCGGTCACCGGATCCTCATCGATACCGGCACGCGGGGCGAAGAAACGCGAGACAAAATCGACCTCCCCGTTTGCAGTATGAGCAGTGACGATGATGCCGCGGCAGTCGACCTGGGCGAGACGGGCGAAATCGGGCGCCAACCCGCGCAGCACGCCTTCGCCGTCAAGCTCGATGAGCCAGTCCATGCGGTTGCGCCCGCTCCAGCGCGGCAGGCTGTCGAGGCCGTCGGCAAGCGCCTCGGGTGCAGGCGCCTCCTCGGCCGGCTCGGCGGGAAAGTCGAGTGCGATCCAGTCACCATCACGCATCGCCGTGAGGCGCCCGCTGGCGGTATCGAAACGCGCCTCGGCATCGGACGCAAGTGCCCCCGTTTGCCACAGCACATGAGCACTAGCCAGCGTTGCATGGCCGCACAAATCGACTTCATGCAAGGGTGTGAACCAGCGCAGCCCGAAGACATCTTCGCCGGGCACGACAAAGGCCGTCTCCGAGAGGTTCATCTCGGCCGCCACACTTTGCATCCAGGCAGGTTCTGCAGGTGCGTCGAGCACGCAGACCGCCGCTGGATTGCCGGCGAATGCTGCCTCCGCGAACGCATCCACCACCTGAATAGGCCTTGTCATCGCTGCGACGTGCCTCCCGGATTCCAGCGCGCCCGCGCTTGTAGCACAGCTTCCGCTACTTGTAGCAGAGACATCAGTCGAGGCGAAACCGCACTTTCGTGATGGTCCGACAGGCAAAGAGAGCGATGCAGGGAGGTGCCGAGATCGTCAGCGCACAAGGCCCACGCCCAATGCTTCGCTACCCCCCCGCAGGACCCGCCCGAGCCTGGCATGCGCAGGAGGACGCCCCCGGCTAACCTTCTGCCAGCCGCGACCACAGGAACGCGCGAGATTCCAGCATGCCTCCCTCGATCCGCGAGATACCGTGTTCGCGCTGATGACGCCACCGGCCTCTTAGGGTTTGACCCGCCCGCGGCAAGCGCCTAGCGTTTGCCAATGGCATTGCTGGGCAACGGATTGCTAGCCGTCTGGAACGACATTCCACCTGACGTCGAGACACGGTTCAACAGCTGGTATCGCGACGAGCATATGGCGGAGCGGGTTGCCCTGCCCGGCTTTCGGCGTGGCCGGCGCTATCATGCGCTCAACGGGGCGCCAGCCTATGGCGCGCTTTACGAATGCGATACACCCGAGGCCATGGCGTCGGAGGCCTATAGCGCGCAGCTCGACGACCCTACACCGCTGACATCCGAGATGTTGGCGCAGTTCAGCAATATGCACCGCACGGTCTGCCGCGTCGAAGCGAGCCGCGGGCGCGGCATGGGCGGAGTACTAGCGGTTTTGCGGCCGGGCGACGAAGCCGCGGCCACCCGCTTCGCCGGCGGCATATCTAGCCTGCTCGAATGCTCCGGCATCGTGGCAGCACATCTTTGTGTCGGCGTTCCCGCGCTGACCCATAACGATAGTGTCGAGACGCGCGTACGCGTCGGCGCCGACAAACTCGATGTCTGGCTGGCACTTATCGAAGGCAACGATGCTACAAGCCTGCGCGCGGCGCTCGGCAGCGCGCCGGCAGCGCTATACGAGTTGATCCACGTGATCCACATCGACGATCTGTGAACGTCACGTCCTTGCGGGTCTGGCGCCTGGCGCTGCCCAATATCCTCGCTAATCTGACCATCCCCCTGCTCGGGGCCGTCGATACCGCCGTGATCGGACATCTAGGGGCAGCCGAGATCGGTGCAGTGGCGATCGGCAGCACGGTGTTCTCGTTCCTCTATTGGGGCTTCGGCTTCCTGCGCATGAGCACCACCGGCGTCGTCGCGCAGGCTCATGGTGCAGGCGACGGCGAGGCCGTGGTCGCCACCTTCCTGCGCGGCAGTATCCTTGCGGTCACTTTCGGGCTAGCGCTAGTCGCCCTGCAATGGCCACTGATCCAGGGCGCGCTTGCCATCATCGCGCCAAGCGAGGCGGTGAGCGCGGAAGCCACGAGCTATCTTGGCATGCGTATCTGGGGAGCGCCGGCGGCACTGCTCAACATGGTCGTCCTCGGCTGGCTGATCGCGCGTCAGCGCATGGGCACGGCACTCTGGCTGCAGCTGTTGATCAACGGTAGCAACATCGTGCTCGATATGGCCCTTGCCCGCGGCCTGGAGATGAACGTGGCCGGCGTGGCGCTAGCAACTGTGATCGGGCAATGGCTCGGGGCCGGGGCTGGCATCGCCGTGATCCTGCGTCAGAGCCCCCGCCTGGCGCCCGCTTGGCCCTGGGCAAGCGTACTCGACAGAGTGCAGCTGGCAGAAATGCTGCGCCTCAATGTGGACATCCTCGTGCGCACCCTGCTAGTCATCACCAGCTTCTCGATGATGACCGTGCTCGGCGCGCGCTTTGGCGACGAAGTGCTAGCCGCCAACGGCATATTGCTGCTGTTACAGGGCTTCC includes these proteins:
- a CDS encoding MATE family efflux transporter produces the protein MNVTSLRVWRLALPNILANLTIPLLGAVDTAVIGHLGAAEIGAVAIGSTVFSFLYWGFGFLRMSTTGVVAQAHGAGDGEAVVATFLRGSILAVTFGLALVALQWPLIQGALAIIAPSEAVSAEATSYLGMRIWGAPAALLNMVVLGWLIARQRMGTALWLQLLINGSNIVLDMALARGLEMNVAGVALATVIGQWLGAGAGIAVILRQSPRLAPAWPWASVLDRVQLAEMLRLNVDILVRTLLVITSFSMMTVLGARFGDEVLAANGILLLLQGFLSYGLDGFAHAAEALVGEAVGARDKRALSAAVKGTTIAAASVAAGYMIVFWLAGNTLVGLVTSVPEVRATIALYLPWTVASPLISVWSYQLDGIFIGATRGRAMRNAMIASVAFYVVALLLLVPAYGNGGLWTAFLVLMAARGVTLTIAYPRLARTI
- a CDS encoding PhzF family phenazine biosynthesis protein, coding for MTRPIQVVDAFAEAAFAGNPAAVCVLDAPAEPAWMQSVAAEMNLSETAFVVPGEDVFGLRWFTPLHEVDLCGHATLASAHVLWQTGALASDAEARFDTASGRLTAMRDGDWIALDFPAEPAEEAPAPEALADGLDSLPRWSGRNRMDWLIELDGEGVLRGLAPDFARLAQVDCRGIIVTAHTANGEVDFVSRFFAPRAGIDEDPVTGSAHCALTPFWAARLGRDDMLAAQLSARGGLLRVGARGDRVAIAGHATTVWKGELLA